A single genomic interval of Littorina saxatilis isolate snail1 linkage group LG17, US_GU_Lsax_2.0, whole genome shotgun sequence harbors:
- the LOC138952335 gene encoding collagen alpha-2(I) chain-like has product MDSVLRPRIPVWQRRLGAPEYKGPGRDLKPRGLLDTPMRPPARTPYDRPAPAQEPDGLGAPNELLNIITTAQQKLMREREMILNGADPRDMPGLLGECPEGLQGNRPGNMLGERGGKPGLLGARPDGMGWPDVPPGGQRGPQPPMPMNGPRPGMANAGGMGNQRGPMQGPDAMGPRGGPGVMGQGPRGGQGLMGEGPREPMGGRGPMGGRGGTDGPIGGGGIMGKGPRGLMDDPIDRPRGLMGGRDGPMGGQGFMGKGPRGLMDDPIDRTRGLMGGRDGPMGGAGLMGKGPRGLMDNPIDAPRGPMGGRDMPMGRGLMDKPMDAPRGPTGGRDMPMGRGLMDNPMDAPRGPMGGRDMPMGRGLVDNPMDAPRGPMGGRDMSKGRGLMDNPMDAPRGPMGRGLMDNPMDAPRGPVGGRDMPMGRGLMDNPMDAPRGPIGGRDMPMGRGLMDNPMDAPRGPMGGRDMSMGRGLLDNPMDAPRGPTGGRDMPMGRGLMDNPMDAPRGPMGGRDVPMGGAGLMGKGPRGLMDEPIARPGMMGNGPQGAMGGRGGPAGGAGLMGDMAQGPMGGRAGPMGGAGLMSEPQGPMTGRGMPRNGPASGSGLMGDGPQGAMGGRGGLRDMPQEPIGGRGLPRDGPMGGAGLMGDGPQRGMGGSGIMGDGLQGPMGGRGGMGGAGLMGNGAQGSLSDRGMQRDGAQGLMGGRGLTSDMPQRGMGAAGMMGDGRGGAMGGAGFMGDTPQRGMSGTGMMGKGSMGLMKDPVDGARGLGGRSGVMGNGPRDQGMMGQGPRGSMDGAGLMGNVLGGSKDLMNRGAMGGLGDSQGGLMGSTGRMGDTPGAMGAGQRGLMGGSGGMMSGSGQMGRGSLGADSFDTLVSGQRDVLSLGQGLMDSGLRGSTGMGGYDDIGRAASSLDDYRDPPRRYEDPVASMRDWRRDDDFAGHGSGRDLLDDPLYGRPRPSSTIEDRRYQPQSYGLDSRDPLSRDPLSRDFDRGVLPQRSYY; this is encoded by the coding sequence ATGGACTCCGTGTTGCGACCTAGAATTCCAGTGTGGCAGCGTCGTTTGGGTGCCCCAGAGTACAAAGGCCCAGGGAGAGATCTGAAACCTCGTGGACTTCTAGACACACCCATGCGACCACCAGCTCGCACACCCTATGACAGGCCTGCCCCAGCACAAGAACCAGATGGCCTAGGTGCACCAAATGAACTTCTGAACATAATCACCACCGCCCAGCAGAAGCTTATGCGAGAGCGTGAGATGATCCTCAATGGAGCTGACCCACGCGACATGCCTGGTCTGCTGGGGGAGTGCCCTGAGGGACTTCAGGGCAACCGCCCAGGTAACATGCTGGGAGAGCGTGGAGGAAAGCCCGGTCTTTTGGGAGCCCGACCTGACGGTATGGGTTGGCCAGACGTACCCCCTGGTGGCCAAAGGGGGCCTCAGCCACCTATGCCCATGAATGGGCCTCGTCCAGGTATGGCGAATGCTGGCGGAATGGGCAACCAAAGAGGTCCGATGCAAGGCCCAGATGCTATGGGACCTCGAGGGGGACCGGGTGTTATGGGTCAAGGGCCCAGAGGTGGACAAGGATTAATGGGAGAAGGGCCCAGAGAACCCATGGGAGGAAGAGGCCCTATGGGAGGCAGAGGAGGGACAGACGGGCCCATCGGTGGTGGAGGAATAATGGGAAAGGGCCCCAGAGGCCTAATGGATGATCCCATAGACCGGCCACGAGGACTGATGGGTGGGAGAGACGGGCCAATGGGAGGCCAAGGATTTATGGGAAAGGGTCCTAGAGGCCTTATGGATGATCCCATCGACAGGACCAGAGGACTGATGGGTGGCAGAGACGGGCCGATGGGTGGTGCAGGATTGATGGGAAAGGGTCCCAGGGGTCTTATGGATAACCCTATTGATGCACCAAGGGGGCCAATGGGTGGAAGAGATATGCCGATGGGTAGGGGTCTTATGGATAAGCCTATGGATGCACCGAGGGGGCCAACGGGTGGCAGAGATATGCCAATGGGTAGGGGTCTTATGGATAACCCTATGGATGCACCAAGGGGGCCTATGGGTGGAAGAGATATGCCAATGGGTAGGGGTCTTGTGGATAACCCTATGGATGCACCAAGGGGTCCTATGGGTGGAAGAGATATGTCGAAGGGTAGGGGTCTTATGGATAACCCTATGGATGCACCAAGGGGACCGATGGGTAGGGGTCTAATGGATAACCCTATGGATGCACCCAGGGGGCCAGTAGGTGGAAGAGATATGCCGATGGGTAGGGGTCTTATGGATAACCCTATGGATGCACCAAGGGGGCCTATTGGTGGAAGAGATATGCCGATGGGTAGGGGTCTTATGGATAACCCTATGGATGCACCAAGGGGGCCTATGGGTGGAAGAGATATGTCGATGGGTAGGGGTCTTTTGGATAATCCTATGGATGCACCAAGAGGGCCAACGGGAGGTAGAGATATGCCGATGGGTAGGGGTCTTATGGATAACCCTATGGATGCACCAAGAGGGCCAATGGGAGGTAGAGATGTGCCGATGGGCGGTGCAGGATTGATGGGAAAGGGCCCCAGGGGCCTTATGGATGAACCCATTGCCCGACCTGGAATGATGGGTAATGGGCCACAGGGAGCCATGGGAGGAAGAGGTGGACCAGCGGGTGGTGCAGGATTAATGGGAGACATGGCACAAGGCCCAATGGGGGGCAGGGCAGGGCCAATGGGTGGTGCAGGACTAATGAGTGAGCCACAGGGACCCATGACAGGTAGAGGGATGCCAAGAAATGGGCCAGCGAGTGGCTCAGGACTGATGGGGGATGGGCCACAAGGCGCAATGGGGGGAAGAGGAGGACTTAGAGATATGCCGCAAGAACCGATTGGTGGAAGAGGACTCCCAAGAGATGGGCCAATGGGTGGGGCGGGACTGATGGGAGACGGGCCGCAAAGGGGAATGGGCGGGTCTGGAATAATGGGGGACGGGCTCCAAGGACCAATGGGTGGAAGAGGAGGTATGGGTGGAGCAGGATTGATGGGAAATGGGGCACAAGGCTCATTGAGTGACAGAGGAATGCAGAGAGATGGGGCGCAAGGACTGATGGGTGGGAGAGGACTGACAAGCGATATGCCACAAAGGGGAATGGGTGCAGCTGGAATGATGGGAGATGGAAGGGGAGGGGCGATGGGTGGAGCAGGATTTATGGGTGACACGCCACAGAGGGGTATGAGTGGTACTGGAATGATGGGAAAAGGGTCCATGGGGTTAATGAAGGATCCTGTAGATGGAGCTCGAGGACTGGGAGGTCGTTCTGGGGTGATGGGTAATGGACCCAGAGACCAGGGAATGATGGGTCAAGGCCCAAGAGGGAGCATGGATGGAGCAGGCCTAATGGGCAACGTGCTAGGAGGATCCAAAGATCTAATGAATAGAGGTGCAATGGGGGGTCTTGGAGACAGCCAGGGAGGACTGATGGGTAGCACAGGACGTATGGGCGATACTCCAGGGGCCATGGGTGCTGGTCAGAGAGGGCTTATGGGTGGTTCAGGAGGGATGATGAGTGGCAGTGGGCAAATGGGCAGGGGTTCATTGGGGGCTGATAGTTTTGATACTTTGGTTAGTGGTCAGAGAGATGTTCTCAGTCTTGGGCAAGGACTGATGGACAGTGGGCTTAGAGGATCAACAGGAATGGGGGGCTACGATGACATTGGTCGTGCCGCCTCAAGCCTGGATGATTATCGTGACCCACCTAGGCGTTATGAAGACCCGGTTGCCAGCATGCGAGACTGGCGCCGGGACGATGACTTTGCCGGTCATGGGAGTGGGAGGGATCTTCTGGATGACCCTCTGTATGGCCGCCCCAGACCCAGTAGTACGATAGAAGACCGGCGGTACCAGCCACAGAGCTATGGGTTAGATAGCAGAGATCCCCTATCGCGGGACCCCCTATCGCGGGACTTTGACCGTGGTGTCTTGCCGCAGCGTAGTTACTACTAA
- the LOC138952445 gene encoding microtubule-associated protein futsch-like, with translation MSSIASPKKIVSGDSSILAASSNVSANKEQSWYQKLVQSAGQHQPPMEELLQQSQVPFLSPQRIQLQMHMQREYQQRQELQKNCRQDWWQRKSGPSPASGLPPVPGYTTPSSAQTLYAGTPHLQQQETPYFHGTPHPAMQQRMAMSPQSPMSAYLSQPAGADKLRAGVDNNPPGVERDWLEQEKILERDRMIKAAHIIKFDAEKRMREAQASTIKEQETVQMKILQLLKEHELAEQYSAASAMTQTRTPVRPNYPQSSNGDLQQKIARLLEAYRQLPKQLLVAAHQKNWQDQVSTYNNMLQAYGQGNLNQSYQQAKVLLQQLMQKEASTPRYSYAPGFSPHIPQCYYAKQQQQQQQVYPGTPGTQQVFRTPYPQRRQPVRPRRDPRLNQSSNSFQSQDLNVTPRLNQSYQYSEHDITQEVLYQGDKIAAKSGNSKLTNSTPQRKTASEKSSEDENGNILSKKGDKQEAEKTKRSKSPKRSTPKSDTKKPKEKQGKESGEAGHKVTFSVTPTKQANENQQDTMGRSAPKGFVHEWKQLEQRSKHHRKRRSHGHEQGIEESTGQHKKQDDKPAKGEPSLSSTKTCPVVSDATLDDKTKDKKILQRTHNSSVEEQEEKPPASTQKGHGGQKGLQQTTIPATTVVEKKDQREETSADAQAKNAPSTTLASTSSASKMQEGNKDATTGPAKEESLAIEVQDSKNNPVSMNDKEKKKQVEEIKNQKSEPESEKTQDAKPAQSAPSKFNSTETAESTAAQTAIASGVHDAGETRAKLKSKSTSFQDSKQGSPRYQQSKPTKEQASKESHRGTQQKSKDQQHTRSIRSPHQPPESKQPRPALRREFGGGSKSPRSNVPPKPNEPKSPAGALSKPSERSSPKGPSVSKSPGAASASPKQSVAPSQNHEKARLPGFSSLHPKKASVSPSGSDYSSKTEISPPENRRRRRRNGRRFTGQRDEPYDREDQGQAKSMSLSHKRGSLEHNHSHHQDRTWTRASPRNGQERDFYDDGGPMSRRRSWQWDESRPTPAKKMKDVGQRDGSFVSPKAESHKGQQPEQSADQQRKAQEPAKAASTAGQNSAGKVEQPKPAKDKKTGDATPKDTSSGPAENLGASGLAVSETNEIEQSCSSDFKPAEDATSQKNAQITSENEESGVIKQKGGEIKKDSESIKEKTEKNSAEKLEHLFQEKAEQPLDEKLETSFEEKPKQPSEENPEQPLDEKPKEPLEEKLSKENPKQPLEEKPEQPLEEKLEQHFEEKPKQPLEEKPETNLKHVLEVLAGMKARGLPDEGEDTGEPSDGQSVSPGENGELTSLDVTVPMQKEKEPPAEGSGADTSSVEQQTELKVTEPHEVNTDSSASESPAIAVSKEGTQNGQCETNTQVCPAPSDAEDGVLEQSPEFQCIIEEVSSTPLQVVLKLEMSDHTYLSTPLLDKREKSTENMDKQETIDDGPKQFEPAANQEMQRLHSEKPGTFYTTKPYESEASQVHASEEPDPEELAPADGKDEEIIICGEITGIIGPEPEVAITKVMFSLGDDDEESEDNEERGDEGFAEVGEICERACCMPRRKCQDPTLTNNKATSGAVLIDRLTASGII, from the exons ATGTCAAGCATCGCCTCTCCTAAAAAAATCGTTTCTGGAGACTCCAGCATCCTAGCAGCTAGCAGTAACGTCAGTGCCAACAAGGAGCAGTCCTGGTACCAGAAGCTCGTCCAATCAGCCGGTCAACACCAGCCACCAATGGAGGAACTGCTTCAGCAGTCTCAGGTGCCCTTCCTCTCCCCCCAGCGAATCCAGCTGCAGATGCACATGCAACGCGAGTACCAGCAGCGCCAGGAGCTGCAGAAGAACTGCCGACAGGACTGGTGGCAGAGGAAGAGTGGACCTTCGCCCGCGAGTGGCCTCCCTCCTGTTCCAGGCTACACCACCCCTTCCTCGGCACAGACATTGTATGCTGGAACCCCTCATCTGCAGCAGCAGGAAACGCCGTACTTTCATGGCACACCTCATCCGGCCATGCAACAGCGAATGGCAATGTCGCCACAGTCTCCGATGAGTGCCTACTTGAGCCAGCCAGCAGGGGCAGATAAGTTGAGGGCAGGTGTGGACAACAACCCGCCAGGGGTTGAGCGAGACTGGTTGGAGCAGGAAAAGATACTGGAGCGAGACAGGATGATCAAGGCTGCTCACATTATCAAGTTCGACGCAGAGAAAAGGATGAGAGAGGCACAGGCGAGCACCATCAAGGAGCAAGAGACGGTCCAAATGAAGATTCTGCAGCTGTTGAAAGAGCACGAACTGGCCGAGCAGTACAGCGCCGCCAGTGCCATGACCCAGACCAGAACCCCTGTGCGACCGAACTACCCACAGAGCTCAAATGGAGACCTGCAGCAGAAGATCGCCAGGCTGCTCGAGGCGTACCGACAACTCCCGAAACAGCTGCTAGTGGCAGCTCACCAGAAGAATTGGCAGGATCAGGTGTCAACCTACAACAACATGCTGCAGGCTTACGGGCAAGGGAACCTCAACCAAAGCTACCAGCAAGCAAAAGTACTTCTCCAACAGCTCATGCAGAAAGAGGCTAGCACTCCACGTTACAGCTACGCTCCTGGGTTCTCTCCCCACATTCCACAATGCTACTACGccaagcaacaacagcaacaacagcaagtGTACCCTGGAACACCAGGAACTCAGCAAGTCTTCAGAACACCGTACCCACAGCGTCGGCAGCCAGTTCGCCCCAGGAGAGATCCGCGACTGAACCAAAGCTCGAACAGCTTCCAAAGCCAGGATCTCAATGTAACACCTCGTCTGAACCAAAGCTACCAATACTCTGAGCATGACATCACCCAGGAAGTCCTCTACCAAGGTGACAAGATTGCTGCCAAGTCTGGCAATTCTAAGCTTACTAATTCTACCCCTCAGAGAAAAACCGCAAGCGAGAAATCGTCTGAAGATGAGAACGGCAACATTCTGTCCAAGAAAGGGGATAAGCAAGAAGCTGAGAAAACGAAACGCAGCAAATCCCCTAAAAGATCAACTCCAAAAAGTGACACGAAGAAACCTAAAGAAAAGCAAGGCAAGGAATCTGGCGAGGCTGGCCACAAAGTAACATTTTCAGTAACACCTACAAAACAGGCCAACGAGAACCAGCAAGACACCATGGGCCGGTCTGCGCCAAAAGGATTTGTTCACGAGTGGAAGCAGCTGGAACAGCGATCCAAACATCATCGTAAAAGAAGATCTCATGGTCATGAGCAGGGTATTGAGGAGTCGACTGGCCAGCACAAGAAGCAGGATGATAAACCTGCCAAAGGAGAACCAAGTCTCTCGTCAACCAAGACCTGCCCAGTAGTTTCAGATGCTACTCTTGATGACAAGACAAAAGATAAGAAAATCCTACAAAGAACGCACAACTCATCAGTGGAGGAACAGGAAGAAAAACCACCGGCATCTACTCAAAAGGGACATGGAGGTCAGAAAGGACTCCAACAGACAACTATCCCTGCAACAACAGTAGTAGAAAAGAAGGACCAAAGGGAGGAAACTTCAGCAGATGCTCAAGCAAAGAATGCCCCCAGCACAACCCTTGCATCAACGTCGTCAGCTTCAAAAATGCAGGAGGGAAACAAAGATGCAACAACAGGGCCTGCCAAAGAAGAATCTCTTGCCATTGAGGTCCAAGATAGTAAAAACAACCCTGTTTCAATGAATGATaaggagaaaaagaagcaagttgaagaaatcaaaaaccAGAAATCTGAACCAGAATCTGAAAAGACACAAGATGCCAAGCCAGCTCAATCTGCGCCATCAAAGTTCAACTCGACAGAGACCGCAGAGTCAACCGCAGCACAGACTGCTATTGCCAGTGGAGTCCATGATGCCGGTGAAACTCGGGCTAAGCTCAAGTCAAAGTCCACCTCATTCCAAGATTCAAAGCAAGGATCACCGAGGTACCAGCAGAGTAAACCAACAAAGGAACAAGCTTCAAAGGAGTCACATCGTGGAACACAACAAAAGTCTAAGGATCAGCAACACACCAGGTCCATCCGAAGTCCTCATCAGCCTCCTGAGTCGAAACAACCCCGGCCTGCTCTAAGAAGGGAGTTCGGAGGAGGTTCGAAGTCACCAAGAAGCAATGTACCGCCAAAACCCAATGAACCGAAATCACCAGCTGGCGCTTTGTCTAAACCTAGCGAAAGAAGCTCTCCAAAAGGTCCATCTGTTTCAAAGAGCCCTGGTGCGGCATCAGCCTCCCCAAAGCAGTCGGTAGCTCCAAGTCAAAACCATGAAAAAGCAAGGTTACCAGGTTTTTCATCGCTGCACCCGAAGAAAGCTTCTGTGAGTCCTAGTGGTTCAGATTATTCAAGCAAGACAGAAATATCACCTCCGGAGAACAGACGACGGAGAAGACGAAACGGGAGAAGATTCACGGGCCAAAGAGACGAGCCTTACGACCGCGAAGACCAAGGCCAAGCAAAGTCAATGTCACTTTCTCATAAGCGAGGATCATTGGAACACAACCATAGTCACCATCAGGACCGAACGTGGACAAGGGCATCACCTAGAAACGGGCAGGAGAGAGATTTCTATGACGACGGGGGGCCTATGTCTCGGCGTCGTAGCTGGCAGTGGGATGAGTCAAGACCCACTCCAGCGAAGAAGATGAAAGATGTCGGCCAGCGAGACGGGAGTTTTGTCTCCCCAAAGGCAGAGTCACACAAGGGGCAGCAACCAGAACAATCTGCTGACCAGCAGAGAAAGGCTCAGGAACCCGCAAAGGCTGCCTCAACGGCTGGACAAAACTCTGCAGGAAAAGTCGAACAGCCAAAGCCTGCAAAAGACAAGAAAACAGGAGATGCTACACCAAAAGACACGTCCAGTGGTCCAGCGGAGAACCTCGGCGCTTCTGGTCTGGCTGTTTCAGAGACAAACGAGATAGAACAAAGCTGTAGCTCTGACTTCAAACCTGCAGAAGATGCCACATCCCAGAAAAATGCCCAAATTACATCGGAGAATGAAGAAAGTGGAGTTATCAAACAGAAAGGGGGAGAAATCAAAAAGGATAGTGAATCCATTAAAGAGAAGACTGAGAAAAATTCTGCAGAGAAACTAGAGCACCTTTTCCAGGAAAAAGCAGAGCAGCCTTTGGATGAAAAACTAGAAACGTCTTTTGAGGAGAAACCAAAGCAGCCTTCAGAGGAAAATCCAGAGCAGCCTTTGGATGAGAAACCAAAGGAGCCTCTCGAGGAGAAACTTTCCAAGGAGAATCCAAAGCAGCCTTTGGAGGAGAAACCAGAGCAGCCTTTGGAGGAGAAACTTGAACAGCATTTTGAGGAGAAACCAAAGCAGCCTTTGGAGGAGAAACCGGAGACCAACTTGAAGCACGTCCTTGAAGTTCTTG CAGGTATGAAGGCTCGAGGACTACCCGATGAAGGCGAGGACACGGGTGAACCTTCAGATGGGCAGTCTGTCTCTCCAGGAGAGAATGGC GAATTGACCAGCCTGGACGTCACCGTCCCCatgcaaaaagaaaaagaaccaCCTGCAGAAGGCTCAGGAGCGGACACCTCATCTGTTGAACAACAGACAGAATTAAAGGTTACAGAGCCGCATGAGGTCAACACTGATTCTTCTGCTTCTGAATCACCAGCAATTGCTGTTTCAAAGGAAGGCACACAAAACGGACAAtgtgaaacaaacacacaagttTGTCCTGCACCTTCAGATGCAGAGGATGGGGTCCTAGAACAGTCACCAGAGTTCCAATGCATCATTGAGGAGGTAAGCTCAACTCCCCTGCAGGTGGTCCTAAAGCTGGAAATGTCAGATCATACCTATTTATCTACGCCGCTGTTGGACAAAAGAGAAAAATCAACAGAGAACATGGACAAGCAAGAGACGATCGACGACGGACCCAAGCAGTTTGAACCAGCAGCAAACCAAGAGATGCAGCGCTTGCATTCTGAGAAACCAGGAACAttttacacaacaaaaccaTACGAATCGGAAGCTAGTCAGGTTCATGCTAGTGAGGAACCTGACCCGGAAGAGCTTGCCCCCGCAGACGGCAAGGATGAGGAGATCATCATCTGTGGAGAAATTACGGGCATCATCGGTCCCGAGCCAGAGGTTGCCATCACTAAGGTGATGTTCTCGCTCGGTGATGACGATGAGGAATCTGAAGATAACGAAGAAAGGGGGGATGAAGGATTTGCTGAGGTGGGTGAAATATGTGAAAGGGCATGCTGCATGCCACGACGAAAATGTCAGGACCCAACTTTGACAAACAACAAGGCGACATCTGGAGCAGTGCTTATTGACAGACTGACTGCCAGTGGAATTATATAG